From a single Phycisphaeraceae bacterium genomic region:
- a CDS encoding AAA family ATPase, with protein sequence MENGLLQPADVEPVAKLAQQILIQLNHALLGRPELHRLVLTGILSRGHILLEGLPGVGKTALVKALSGMLSLNFSRVQFTPDLMPSDILGTHILQETAAGSGGAGSRQLVFQPGPIFTNILLADEINRASPKTQSALLEAMQEQSVTLMGTTRRLPEPFFVLASQNPIELEGTYPLPEAQLDRFLFKLIVTDVGVDVLEQIISTRRRGELPETHAALTPGDLQRLFSVMDRVFLPRAVSRYISRLVTATHPGTAEATEQVTKYVSYGGSPRAAIAMAEASRAYALIAGRPTVGFEDVRAIAPHVLNHRIILNYQARFDRVTSSAVVEGLLKQLDEAGLQLHGEVELAAAPR encoded by the coding sequence ATGGAAAACGGACTGCTGCAACCGGCTGATGTCGAGCCTGTGGCCAAACTGGCGCAACAGATTCTCATCCAGCTCAATCACGCGCTGCTCGGCCGGCCGGAATTACACCGGCTGGTGCTCACAGGAATTCTCAGCCGTGGCCACATTCTTCTCGAAGGGTTGCCCGGCGTGGGCAAGACCGCGCTGGTCAAGGCGCTCAGCGGTATGTTGTCGCTGAACTTCAGCCGGGTGCAGTTCACCCCCGATCTCATGCCCAGCGACATCCTGGGTACACACATCCTTCAGGAAACCGCGGCAGGCAGCGGTGGTGCAGGCAGTCGGCAACTGGTCTTTCAACCCGGCCCGATCTTCACCAACATCCTCCTGGCTGATGAAATCAACCGCGCCAGCCCCAAGACGCAATCCGCTCTGCTCGAAGCAATGCAGGAACAGTCCGTCACTCTGATGGGGACGACACGTCGTCTGCCCGAGCCGTTTTTCGTACTCGCCTCGCAAAACCCGATCGAACTTGAAGGAACCTATCCGCTGCCCGAAGCGCAACTGGATCGGTTTCTTTTCAAGCTCATCGTTACTGACGTAGGGGTAGATGTTCTGGAGCAGATCATCTCGACTCGAAGGCGCGGCGAACTGCCCGAAACCCACGCTGCCCTGACACCCGGTGACCTGCAGCGGCTTTTCTCCGTCATGGATCGTGTGTTCCTGCCGCGAGCCGTCTCTCGATACATTTCGCGGCTGGTGACGGCAACGCATCCGGGCACGGCTGAGGCAACCGAACAGGTCACAAAATATGTTTCCTATGGCGGTTCACCCCGCGCAGCCATCGCCATGGCAGAGGCCTCCCGCGCGTACGCTCTCATCGCCGGACGGCCGACGGTGGGATTTGAGGATGTGCGCGCCATCGCTCCGCATGTGCTGAATCACCGCATCATTCTCAATTACCAGGCCCGCTTTGACCGAGTGACATCTTCGGCTGTGGTTGAAGGTCTTCTCAAACAGCTTGACGAGGCGGGTCTGCAACTTCACGGAGAAGTCGAGCTTGCCGCAGCTCCACGTTAG
- a CDS encoding DUF58 domain-containing protein — MDEDYRKSLAEGELVGARYALAAPRTAPLGVAGSQLGRAAGSSLEFMDHREYQPGDDLRRIDWSAYARTDRLIVKLYRQEVSPHVDLLMDGSRSMAVTPAKSRFVLSLAAMFAGAAGNGGFTHRAWLASAGCEAVANGAERPGSWDRIDFDHRGSLTSSLMRTPPRWRPRGVRILISDLLFPADPLVTLSQISHGSAACVVVQCLAAADIEPPAHGNVRLVDSETQVMREVFVDAAAQATYRANFTRHQQNWHLACRQTGAIFVCLIAENVLKDWSLEPLVAAQVLSVN, encoded by the coding sequence ATGGACGAGGACTACCGAAAATCATTGGCGGAAGGAGAGCTTGTCGGTGCGCGCTACGCGCTTGCCGCACCGCGTACCGCCCCATTGGGGGTCGCCGGATCACAGCTCGGTCGTGCCGCGGGTAGCTCGCTGGAGTTCATGGACCACCGCGAGTACCAGCCTGGTGACGATCTGCGGCGCATCGACTGGTCCGCCTACGCCCGCACCGATCGATTGATCGTCAAGCTCTATCGGCAGGAGGTCAGCCCGCATGTTGACCTGCTCATGGATGGTTCACGGTCCATGGCCGTCACTCCCGCCAAGTCACGCTTCGTCCTCTCGCTGGCAGCGATGTTCGCCGGTGCAGCCGGCAACGGCGGGTTTACTCATCGCGCCTGGCTCGCTTCAGCCGGCTGTGAAGCGGTCGCCAACGGTGCGGAGCGCCCTGGGTCGTGGGATCGGATCGACTTTGACCATCGCGGATCCCTTACGTCCTCTCTTATGAGGACTCCGCCGCGATGGCGTCCCCGTGGCGTGCGCATTCTGATCTCTGATCTGCTTTTCCCCGCCGATCCGCTGGTCACCCTCTCGCAAATTTCGCATGGATCAGCCGCCTGTGTAGTGGTGCAGTGTCTCGCCGCGGCTGATATCGAGCCGCCCGCGCATGGAAATGTCCGACTGGTGGACTCTGAGACGCAGGTGATGCGTGAAGTATTTGTCGATGCCGCTGCCCAGGCAACCTATCGCGCCAACTTCACTCGCCATCAACAGAATTGGCATCTGGCCTGTCGTCAGACCGGTGCGATTTTCGTTTGTCTCATTGCTGAAAATGTTCTCAAGGATTGGAGTCTTGAGCCGCTCGTCGCGGCCCAGGTGCTGTCGGTCAACTAA
- a CDS encoding ABC transporter ATP-binding protein, with the protein MEVKINQLKKYFGTTKAVDGVSFSFTSGQIFGFVGPNGSGKTTTMRILATLDEPSDGDCSIDGMSVLQEPEKARHLIGYMPDLLPTHRDISVHDYLDFFARAYAMRGAARHRTVQSIEEFTNLVGIRDKTLKALSKGMKQRVSLARALIHDPPLLIMDEPAAGLDPRARIELRELLKILAGRGKAILISSHILTELSEICDGAVIIEQGRMLRAGMLHDILMQNDTGQSSRRTIIIRPLGEVGRLHKAVLQIPGVESATINMNVVEVDLTGGDEQCGELLHALVGQGFRIAEFRQQRDNLEKIFMDVTKGEVQ; encoded by the coding sequence ATGGAAGTCAAGATCAATCAGCTCAAAAAATATTTTGGCACCACAAAGGCGGTGGACGGCGTAAGCTTCAGCTTCACCTCCGGACAGATTTTCGGCTTTGTAGGGCCGAATGGATCGGGTAAGACCACGACCATGCGCATCCTCGCGACACTCGACGAGCCGAGTGATGGCGACTGCTCCATCGACGGCATGTCCGTGCTTCAGGAACCGGAAAAAGCCCGTCACCTGATCGGATACATGCCGGACCTTCTGCCGACGCACCGTGATATCTCGGTTCACGACTACCTCGATTTTTTTGCTCGCGCCTATGCGATGCGCGGCGCAGCGCGACATCGAACGGTTCAGAGCATCGAGGAGTTCACCAATCTCGTCGGTATTCGTGACAAGACGCTCAAGGCACTGTCGAAAGGCATGAAACAGCGCGTGAGTCTGGCGCGGGCACTGATCCACGATCCTCCGCTGTTGATTATGGACGAGCCTGCGGCTGGTCTTGATCCCCGGGCGCGCATCGAGTTGCGCGAGCTGCTGAAGATCCTGGCCGGCCGGGGAAAAGCGATTCTCATCAGTTCACACATCCTGACCGAGCTTTCGGAAATATGCGACGGAGCGGTCATCATCGAGCAGGGACGGATGCTCCGCGCGGGAATGCTCCACGACATTCTGATGCAGAACGATACCGGTCAGTCATCACGGCGGACGATCATCATCCGACCGCTGGGTGAAGTCGGCCGGCTGCACAAGGCGGTGCTTCAGATCCCCGGTGTGGAGTCCGCGACAATCAACATGAATGTCGTCGAGGTCGATCTGACCGGCGGCGACGAGCAATGCGGCGAATTGCTGCACGCTCTGGTTGGTCAGGGATTCCGTATCGCCGAGTTCCGGCAACAGCGCGACAACCTTGAAAAAATCTTCATGGACGTGACCAAGGGAGAAGTGCAATGA